Below is a genomic region from Citrobacter tructae.
AAGAATTCTGATTTTAGAAGGACTAGCTGATTCGTCACCACAATATTCCCTGCCGGATAGCGGCTTCTTAAGCCAATCATTACTAACAAATACGGCGGCAAAAAACGGTGATAGCTTTCGCGTTACTGGAGGCTGCTTCCCGTTATGACGTCACGGCCCTGGCGAATATCACGTGGCGACCAGTCAAACTCTCGGCGAAACAGCGTCGAAAAGTGATTACTGTCGCCAAAACCACAGCAATAAGCAATGTCCGTTACACTATCGTCACTGTGACGCAGTAAATGTCGTGCCTTGATTAACCGTAGACGATTGAGATAGCGCTGCGGCGTCAGCCCAGTTTGCTGCTTGAGCTGACGGTGCAGAGTGCGTAAAGAGAGTGAAAACTGTTCAGCCACCGTTTCCCAGCATACTTCGTCGGCAAAGTGATCTTCCAGCCACGCCATCAGGCGATTAATCCGCGCGTCGTTATCCGCTGCCGTGTCCATCAGGCTGCTTTTGCGTAACAACACCAGCAACTGCATAAACAGGATCTCGCGATTTGCCGCGGTCGGCGTATCCATCTCTTCACCAAGATGTACTATCTGCCCTATTAAATAATGAACTTGTTGCAATACGTTCTGATTCACGCGCCAGTGGGACGGATACTGACCATCTTGTTCCTGAGGCAACAGCTGGTTTAATCCGGACAGAAACTGAAACGCATCTGGGGAACGATACAGCACGTTCGTCAGACACAGGTTGTCAGTATGTTCATATAAATGTCTGTCATGATCGCGGACAAAGCATACCGTTCCGCCGCTAATGGTGTAGGGCTGCCCATTGAAAACATGAATACCTGTTCCATGCTCAACTATCACAATTTCATGAAAATCATGATGATGCTCGGGGAAAGCGGCTTGAGGAAGCCGCGGTTCAATAGCGACTGGCGCTTTACCTGCCGGAAAAAAATCCACGCAATGCAGTACGGTCATGATGACTTCCTTCCTGATCAAATGAACATAGCTGAATAGTAATTAAGCGTTATCCCCCTC
It encodes:
- the rhaS gene encoding HTH-type transcriptional activator RhaS, giving the protein MTVLHCVDFFPAGKAPVAIEPRLPQAAFPEHHHDFHEIVIVEHGTGIHVFNGQPYTISGGTVCFVRDHDRHLYEHTDNLCLTNVLYRSPDAFQFLSGLNQLLPQEQDGQYPSHWRVNQNVLQQVHYLIGQIVHLGEEMDTPTAANREILFMQLLVLLRKSSLMDTAADNDARINRLMAWLEDHFADEVCWETVAEQFSLSLRTLHRQLKQQTGLTPQRYLNRLRLIKARHLLRHSDDSVTDIAYCCGFGDSNHFSTLFRREFDWSPRDIRQGRDVITGSSLQ